In a single window of the Bufo bufo chromosome 5, aBufBuf1.1, whole genome shotgun sequence genome:
- the LOC121000977 gene encoding fatty acid-binding protein, adipocyte-like isoform X1: protein MCDALVGIWKLTENNSEDFSKYMEALGVSFITRQAACHLKPDVIICINGDEWSIKTLSTFKNTELNFKLDCEVDETTADGRKVKSTMTCKDGVLIQKQTWDGKESTITREVQDGRLITTCIIGDVKCVRIYDKK from the exons ATGTGTGACGCACTGGTGGGTATCTGGAAGCTCACTGAGAACAACAGTGAGGATTTTTCCAAGTACATGGAGGCACTTG GGGTGAGTTTTATCACCCGACAAGCTGCATGTCACTTGAAGCCTGATGTGATCATCTGTATAAATGGAGATGAgtggtcaataaaaacattgAGCACCTTTAAGAACACAGAGCTGAACTTCAAGTTGGATTGTGAGGTTGATGAAACCACTGCAGATGGCAGAAAGGTTAAG TCAACAATGACCTGCAAAGATGGAGTATTAATACAAAAGCAAACATGGGATGGCAAAGAATCTACAATCACAAGAGAAGTGCAAGATGGCCGCCTGATAACA ACTTGCATTATCGGTGATGTGAAATGCGTACGGATCTACGACAAAAAATGA